A window of Lonchura striata isolate bLonStr1 chromosome 2, bLonStr1.mat, whole genome shotgun sequence genomic DNA:
TTTCCTCctattttcaagaaaataacTTCAACTCACTCCCCCTTGAATTTCCTTTGCAAAATCTGGACCAAGAATTCAATGGGCTAAAGGATTCAAAAGCTGCTGAGAAGAGACAACAAAGAGACACAGACGCACAAAGTAAGGATGtgaatttgttttctgaaactgtaacaacaataataagaaaggagaaagaataaTCTGGGGCAGCAGTTCCAAAAATATGACATAAGTATCATCTGCAGTTTGAAAGTGGTATGCAAATAACATCTGAACAGCCAAATGATGTTTGTGCGTGCCACTGAGACTACATTTGTAAAAGCCTTGTGCAGAGTACAATCAAGCTAAAACAAACCACAAGCATTTAATTTATCATGACTGGTGTGGCAAGAGCCTCCTCCCTAACACAGCACATTCTGACTGTCCTGCCTACAACGCACCAATTTAAGGAGAGCCCCTACTACACCCTGCCAAGGACCATCACAGTATGCAAGTTGCCTCAAGAGATGTGCCAAAATTGCACCATTGTTATTTCagccatgaaagaaaaaaaaaaaacaacaaaacacacttccagaaagaaaatatagctCAGGAACATATAACTGAAAGGAGAAGCTTCATTTGAATTGAAGAAATGGTAACATGCATTCCAGTTCCAGCCTGAAAAGCATGGGAACACAGAGATGGGACAAGATTATACACCTCTGCCTAGGTCAGTCTGTAATTCTGTTCAGAGCTCAGAACTCAATGCAGAGAAagttatcagaaaaaaatattattacttAATATTTTTGTAGCACTTTTCATCTGGCAATTTTTAAGCAGGCAATACATTAAGTAatttacaagaaaaagaaaaacatacaaTGGCTTTCTGTGTGATCAGTAGCTTATACTTTCAGAGGAAAACAATTCTACTTTATTAAACTTTAAGGCCTGAATTTACTACACATTATTCACTGTTACATTTCAAATTGGCAGCAAGGTAATCAATCAGGTTATTAGCTCCAAAATGCCTTTCTCAGTGCATTTTGCTAAGTTTCCATATtaagaaaaccacagaaaaaccTGGAGCTGCTAACATCTTTTTATCACTGGTTAAGAACTAACAAGTTAGGGCTCTGTAACTGttgttaaaaaatcaaaacaaacaaacttgAAAAAATATCCTACCTTCCAACTTTGCCACCCTGGATTATTCTCTTGCTAACAATGCCCAGTTAAtgattttcctttatttcagtTCATCTGTTGAGATCTTTCTGAAATCATTTCCACCTACAACAAGGCTTCCTGTTTGTGGGTAGCAGCACATGTCAGCTTGGCACAGCTTTCCTTTTACATAAGTGCAAGATGCTTCCTTGTGTTAATACAGAAAGCTATCAAAAACACACAGCGGCTGGATTTAAAAGCAGATTCCACAGCACTGGCCATCATTAGCATTTCTAGCCAGCAATATTATGCTGATCTGAACATAATCTTTTGGGActatgatttaaaaatacagttcaCATGCTCACTGCGACAGAACAATTCCTGTATTTCAGATATTTGGTCCATCTGTCTTCTGGCAGCACGCTGATTTTTATTGCTGGTGAACTCAGACAAGAGACTGCTCTTTATAAGACATAATACAAGCACAAGCAAATATGATGGCTGCATCCACTCaattcagttattttttttaatgcataaaaTGGGTACACAAATTTAGGTAACATTTAAACTTTTGGCAAATAGCCAATTTACCACATCAGCAACATAAATGTTAGTAATTTTTGACTTGGGACATCATGGCAGTAAATCACTGAAAAAATCGGGGATTCATCTTGTCTCCTTCTCTCCTTTAGCAGTAGGGAGATGAATTTTCAGAGGGGACAAACTCTCTGTTCTCTGACGTACTGAACTGGGCAAGGCTGGATATAAGAAAAAGGTGGATCTTTAATCCAAGTAAGCAGGTCTTTAATATGACATCTTGCTTTTGTATCTTCTTTATTAATCTTAACTGTTAGAAGAAAAGACAAGTTAAATTGCGTGAGAGCATCTTGTGATTATTATATCTGCTCCCACAAATACAACTGAtactttaaattaattttccttaacaGTTTCCTTAGCAGTTTCATATTTCTTCTATGCTCCACCTGCAGCTGGTGGTCTCACATAAATTACATAGCCAGGAGTTAAATAATCTCTTGAAAATCAAAAGTAGAATTATGAGGCTCAATACACCAGTAGTAAATACAGTAAACACTTGACAAAAATACAAAGACAATTGGGATGTGGAACCAGTTTGTTTTCTTACATCCTTAAAAGCTTCTGTCTAATTAAGTTCATTTTTGTTCAAACAAGAATGGGATTAGATCAGCGTTATTTCAGCAGTCACAAGACAGAACCTAGATGGTTATATTTGTCAagcatttaattaatttctagTCTTGTACTGGCCTCATTTACAAAGTTCATGGGAGACTACATGACTTTCTCATAAACAGGAATCATTATGTTTACCCACATGTCAGAGTTAACCTACAGTGAAATTGCCATCTTTACAAATACTTCACAGTATTTCAAAAATGGCATTATGTCTGGGAGGAGGGGAAGATCATAGCCCATTTgttctccctcttttttcctggagggaagaggggagaagtcaaattctgtattttagaTAACAGAGACATAATTCCTAACAGATTGCGATAATGTACTGAAAACATGGTCAGGAAATAACAACTATAAGCCCCTACTTGTTCATATGAcaaatatttcactgaaaagTGGAGCAACATCAAAAAGCTAGAAAACAAATGGTCATtctcagctctgccagtgttGCAGCTGGCATTCACACAGGATTAGATTAATCCACGAGACACTTTTTCAGATCTTATCCCAGGTGTCAGTTAAGCAAGAAATCAGGCTCACGATAACCGAAGAGTTTAAAATCGCCTTCAAATCGTGCATAGAGGCGTCTTATGTCTCTCTTGCTAATTCCTGAAAAATAACGCTCTACTTTTGTTCTGTTGTACACTGTTATGCCTGGTGGGATTGTGGGGTATGATACCAAGTGGTCTATGCCAGCTGCTTTCAAGATATATGGAGCATCGTCCTCCAGGGTTTCATGGTGTCCGATCACGCTGTATGTGATTTCACAGGGAGCACAAAGTTCCACATATGTTACCCAGTGAATGATGTGGTCACCAAACTGAACATCCAGCCATCGGTGATTAGGGTCCCCCAGGTAGCGCACAAAATCCTCAAACTGCAGCCCTTTGGTCTCTGTGCGATTCTTCCTGTACTTACGAATGATGCCGGGAGCAATTTCATGCCGGTACCAAGGTTCAAACCGAGGATTGTGCACAAACTTGTCCTTAAATGCAGAAATAAGTCTCTCAAACGGATCTCTAACAATAAAAAACTTGAAGTATAAATTCAGTCtagacagaggaagaaaaaaattaaataattaaggAAAGTGTTTAGCATATACTTACAAAATGTATGTGAACTCTTGACCAGAGACACAGCAACATGAATCTTAAGAGCACTTCCCTCAATATTACAATCAATAGGACTAAATACAATTTCTGTCTTCTTACTAGCAGTCTTTACATACAGGACAAAGAAGAAATGGTTAATCCTGGTTTTCACATTTTATTCAACTTGGAGGAGTTTAGCTTATCTCAATCCATAATAAACAGGAGACAAAATACACTGAGAGATCCAAGTTAAAGATATTTGTAATGTCATGTGATCAAgctcaaaaaaccaaaatacataAGGACAAGGAGAAAAGTGCATTAGTGCAGCTGAATGCATATAGAAGGCTGCATTTTTCAGTGGCAGGCAGTTAGATAAATTGCTGCTTAAGTACAAAGAAGTTAAGAATGGCATTTTAGTTTGATGTTTTGTCATGCTTTCAATAATGGCTGAGAGCACCAGTGAAACATGAGACCAGTTTTcaacataattt
This region includes:
- the CHST10 gene encoding carbohydrate sulfotransferase 10 isoform X2; this encodes MCQRKNIGLKNSSTKSKLPSKYLGKTFVQWKPTGKAFSGNLIRQPLVHMERLELLRNVCRDAALRDLSHTAVSKFVLDRIFVCDKHKILFCQTPKVGNTQWKKVLIVLNGAFSSIEEIPENIVHDHEKNGLPRLSSFSDSEIKKRLNLYFKFFIVRDPFERLISAFKDKFVHNPRFEPWYRHEIAPGIIRKYRKNRTETKGLQFEDFVRYLGDPNHRWLDVQFGDHIIHWVTYVELCAPCEITYSVIGHHETLEDDAPYILKAAGIDHLVSYPTIPPGITVYNRTKVERYFSGISKRDIRRLYARFEGDFKLFGYREPDFLLN
- the CHST10 gene encoding carbohydrate sulfotransferase 10 isoform X1 codes for the protein MHHQWLLLAACFWVIFMFMVASKFITLTFKDPDGYGAKQEPLILTAVTKVEEVHVPEEKHWPEEFQPTGKAFSGNLIRQPLVHMERLELLRNVCRDAALRDLSHTAVSKFVLDRIFVCDKHKILFCQTPKVGNTQWKKVLIVLNGAFSSIEEIPENIVHDHEKNGLPRLSSFSDSEIKKRLNLYFKFFIVRDPFERLISAFKDKFVHNPRFEPWYRHEIAPGIIRKYRKNRTETKGLQFEDFVRYLGDPNHRWLDVQFGDHIIHWVTYVELCAPCEITYSVIGHHETLEDDAPYILKAAGIDHLVSYPTIPPGITVYNRTKVERYFSGISKRDIRRLYARFEGDFKLFGYREPDFLLN